The following nucleotide sequence is from Alkalihalobacillus sp. LMS39.
GGCTTGGCGTGCTGATGCTGTTAACAACCGTTATGTTCAGCATCCAGAAAGAGAAGACATTGGCATCCTAGAAGTTGCACCGCAACAATTAGTGCCACTCGAACGATTTAATTCGCGTGAATATATCCGACATCGTTAGGATTCCTATAAAAAAAACCACTGCCAATGCAGTGGTTTTTTTAATTTCTTTATTATGAAGAAAGTTTAATTTTATCAGTTAAGGAGCGACGGTCAATTTCTAATTTGACTAAATAAACAAAATCTTCACTAAGCTGTAGCTCGATTGCTTTATAATAAGTTTCGATAAGCAAGTCATCAGATAATTTTTTCATCTTGTCTCTGCCTAGTTACGGCAGTTCACCTCCCTAATATTCTTTATCAAGGTATATCTATTTTCCTAATGAAAAAAGGTTATTGTGTTGGATTTACATTTCTCTTTTTATTGGGTAAAATGCTTGTCTTTTTTTGTTACATTCATCCTACCATGAATTGTAAAAAGGAACAACCGTTCGTTTTATCCACATTTGGTAGTGGATAACCTGTGAGTTACTTGTTTATAAAGGAAAAAACGATTGATTTTACTAGATGTTGAGACGTGTATAACGTTATCCACAACTGTAGATATGAAGGATCTTTTGTCGAAAAGTTTTTGAATTTTTTTTTGTTTTAAGCATAAACTTATAAATTGCAAATAAATCGAGTGGTTTTTTGTCGAAGGGTGACTTTTGCATAAGGATTGAAAAATATGAGATTTAAGGGTATACTTACCGTTTGAATTACTTATGTTATCTTTTGCGTAAATGCATGTACTAGCAATCAAGGATGAAGACAGTGACGATATTACATACTATGAAGAAGAACAAGATAACAAGTTAGATGGAAGGTATCTTCTATTATGTACGTAAACATAGGCAAAATCGTTTCATGATAAATAGAATAGGAAAGGGATGAGTGATGAATATGCTCGAACGAGAGACTATTTGTGCAGGTTGTGGGGTAAAGGTCCAATCCGAAAATAAAGATAAATTAGGATATACTCCAGCATCGGCACTACAAAAAGATATAGTCATATGTCAACGGTGCTTTCGGTTAAGACATTATAATGAAGTGCAAGATGTTTCTTTAACAGATGATGATTTTCTCAAGATTTTAACGAGCCTTGGCCATACAAATGCGCTAATCGTTAAAATCATTGATATTTTCGATGTGAATGGAAG
It contains:
- a CDS encoding sporulation histidine kinase inhibitor Sda yields the protein MKKLSDDLLIETYYKAIELQLSEDFVYLVKLEIDRRSLTDKIKLSS